CGGCCTCGGCGGCCAGGGCATCATCACCGCCTCAGACATTCTTGCCGAGGCGGCTTTCCGCGCCGGCTTCGACGTAAAAAAGAGCGAGCTGCACGGCATGAGTCAGCGCGGCGGTTCAGTGACCAGCGACGTGCGCTTCGGCGAGCGGGTATTGAGCCCCATGGTCCCCACCGGCCAAGCTGACGTACTGCTGGTGCTGGAGCCTTCGCAGGTTGAGATCAACCGACCGCTGATGCGTGCCGATGGCGTGCTGTTGACAACGGACGTAATTCCACCCGACGCGCTCAAGAACAAA
Above is a genomic segment from Thiorhodovibrio litoralis containing:
- a CDS encoding indolepyruvate oxidoreductase subunit beta, producing MHSTTNIVIAGLGGQGIITASDILAEAAFRAGFDVKKSELHGMSQRGGSVTSDVRFGERVLSPMVPTGQADVLLVLEPSQVEINRPLMRADGVLLTTDVIPPDALKNKKSLNVAMLGALSSVLEIAETHWLAAVHAHLAEKLHRLNDEAFAIGRRASASMPG